The nucleotide window CGGCCGGCGCACATCCACTTCTCGCTGTTCGGCACCGCGTTCACCCAGCGGCTCGTGACGCAGATGTACTTCCCGAGCGACCCGCTGTTCCCGTACGACCCGATCATCCAGTCGGTCACGGACGACGCGGCCCGGCAGCGGCTGGTCGCGACCTACGACCACAACCTGTCGGTGCCGGAGTTCTCGATGGGCTACCACTGGGACATCGTGCTCGACGGGCCGAACGCCACCTGGATCGAAGAAGGACGCTGACCTGCCATGACGAAGATCGACACGAGCCGTCCGGAGACCGTGCTCCCGACCCCGTCGCACACGGTCGGCCCCTTCTACGGCCACGCCCTGCCCTTCCCCGGCGGCGGCGACATCGCCCCCGTCGGCCACCCCGACACCATCGCCCTCCAGGGCTACATCCGCGACGGCGAGGGCAACCCGCTGCCGGACGCGTTCGTGGAGCTGTGGGGCGCCGACCCGGACGGCAATGTGCCGCAGGTCGACGGCTCGATGCGGCGCGACCCGGCGAGCGGCGGCTTCCTGGGGCGCAACGGCGTCGAGTTCACCGGCTGGGGGCGCGTCCAGACGGACGCCAACGGCCACTGGTCGGCGCGTACGCTGCGGCCGGGCGCCCGTGGGCAGAGCGCGCCCTACCTCAGCGTGTGCGTCTTCGCGCGCGGTCTCCTCGTGCACCTCTACACCCGGATCTACCTCCCGGGCGACGAGGCCGCGCTGGCCGCGGACCCGCTGCTGAAGCAGGTGGACCCGGCACGCCGCGACACACTGATCGCCCAGGACGGCCCGCTGGGCACCTACCGTTTCGACATCCGCCTTCAGGGCGAAGGCGAGACGGTCTTCCTGGAGTTCCAGTGACGCCTGCCGAGTCCTGTGCCGGTCTGCTCGCCCCCGGGTGGACCGGCTCCCCCGCCGCCTCCGCGACCACCGACAGCGCCTTCCTCCAGGCACTGCTGGACGCGGAGGCCGCGCTGACCCGCGCCCAGGAAGCCCTGGGGCTGGCCCCGGCGGGTGCCGGAGCGGCTGTGACCTCGGCGGCGGACGCGGGCGCCTTCGACGCGCACTCCCTCGCGGAGCGCGCCCGTGGCGGCGGGAACCCGGTGATCCCCCTGGTCGCGGACCTCACCAAGGCGGTCGGCGGCGCGCACGGACCGTACGTCCACCGGGGCGCGACCAGCCAGGACATCATGGACACGGCGACGATGCTGGTCGCCCGGCGCACCCTGGACCTCGTCCTCGACGACCTCGGCAGCACGGCGGCGGCCCTGGCCCGGCTGGCCGCCGAGCACCGCGACACCGCGATGCCGGGGCGGACGCTCACCCAGCAGGCCGTACCGACGACGTTCGGGCTGAAGGCGGCCGGCTGGCGGGCACTGGTCCTTGACGCACGGGACCGCGTCACCGCCGTACGGGACGGGCTGCCCGCCCAACTCGGTGGCGCGGCCGGCACATTGGCGGCCTTCACGGCGTACGGCGCCGAGGACGCGACCGTGCTGCCCACCGCCTACGCGCGTGAACTCGGCCTCGCGGCACCGCAGTTGCCCTGGCACACCCTGCGCACCCCGATCGCCGACCTCGCCGGCTGTCTGGCCTTCGCGGCGGGGGCGCTCGGCAAACTGGCGACGGATGTGCTCACCCTCTGCCGTACCGAGATCGCGGAGGTCGCGGAGGGAAGCGGCGGCGGTTCCTCGGCCATGCCGCACAAGGCCAACCCCGTGCGGTCCACGCTGATCGCGGCCGCCGCCCGGCGCGCCCCGCAGCTCGCGGCCACGCTGTACGGGTCGCTGGCGGCGGAGGACGAGCGGCCGGCCGGGGCCTGGCACGCGGAGTGGGAGCCGCTGCGGGACCTGCTGCGGCTGGTCGGCGGGGCCGCGCGCGACGCCGCCGAGCTGACTCAGGGGCTGCGGGTCCACGCGGACGTCATGCGCGGCCATCTGGACCTCACCCACGGACTGATCGTCTCCGAGCGGCTGTCAGCCGAGCTGTCGGCCGTCCTGGGACGCGGCCGGGCCAAGGAACTGCTCACCCGGCTCGCCCCGCGCACCTACGCGGAGGGCCGTTCTCTTGCCGAACTCCTCTCCGAGGAACCGGATTTGAAGGACGTCGACCTCGACGACCTCACCGACCCCGCCCGCTACACCGGCTCCGCCGGAGCCCTCACCGACCGTGCCCTGGAGCGACGTTGACCGAGAAGCTGCTCAACCACCGTGCGGAGGGCCCCACTTCCGGGCCCACGCTGATCCTCGGCCCCTCCCTCGGCACGTCCCTCGCGCTGTGGGACAAGGTGGCGCCCGAGCTGTCCGTGACCCACCGCGTGGTCCGCTTCGACCTGCCGGGGCACGGCGGCACCCCCGCCGGTCTCATCGGCCCGGGCGCGACCATCGCCGACCTGGCCGGGCTGGTGCTGACGCTCGCCGACTCGCTCGGCATCGAGCGGTTCGCGTACGCGGGTGTCTCGCTCGGCGGGGCGATCGGACAGTATCTCGCCGTGCACCACCCGGAGCGGGTCTCCTCCCTCGCCGTGATCTGCTCCTCCGCCCATTTCAACGGCGCCAAGCCGTGGCAGGAGCGCGCCGAGCTGGTCCGCCGGGAGGGGCTGGCGGGGCTCGCGGAGACGGCCGACGCCCGGTGGTTCACGCCCGGGTTCACCGTGCCGGAGCTGGTCGACGACCACCGCAACGCCGACCCGGCGGGGTACGCCGCCTGCTGCGACGCGCTCGGCGCGTTCGACATCCGTGAGGACCTGCACCGGATCACCGTCCCGACCCTCGTCGTCGCCGGCCGCGAGGACCCGGCGACGCCGCCCGCGCATCTGCGGGAGATCGCGGACGCGGTACCGGGGGCTTCGCTGACCGAGATCTCCGGCGCGTCCCATCTGGCCGTCGTCGAGCGTCCCGAGGCCGTGCTGGCCGCGCTGCGCGGGCACTTCGACGGACACGCGCGGCGGGGCATGGAGGTGCGCCGCGAGGTCTTCGGCGACGCGTACGTGGACCGCGCCCAGACCCGGCAGACGCCCTTCACCGCCCGTTTCCAGGACTTCATCTCGCGCTACGCCTGGGGCGAGATCTGGACCGACCCGACGCTCACCCGCCGCGAACGCAGCATGATCACGCTGACGGCACTGGTGGCCCACGGCCACTACGACGAGCTGGCCCTCCACGTACGGGCGGCCCGCCGCAACGGCCTCACCCCCGAGGAGATCGGCGCCGTGCTGCTCCAGACCGCCGTGTACTGCGGGGTCCCCGCCGCGAACTCGGCGTTCGCGACGGCCCAGAGGGTACTGGCGGAGGAGGAAGCCTAGGTCAGCGCCGCTAGCCCTAGGTCAGTGCCGCCAGGACCTAGGTCAGCCCCGCCAGCGCCTCCCTGGCCTTGTCGGCCAGACCGTCCGCGCCGCACGACTCGGCCAGCATGAGCCCCTTGTTCAGTTCGACGACCGAGCGGCTCGCGATGCCGTGCTCGACGCGGGCCGCCGCGTGCTCGTAACCGGAGGGTGAGGCCGCCAGGAAGGTGACCGCCTTGGCGTACAGGGCGGCCGCCTGCTTGCCGGTGGCGAGGAACGCCTCGACACGGAGGGCCTCGCCGATCGCCGTGTCGGTGCCGAAGCGCTCCGCACGGACGCGGACGCTCGCGGCGAGTTCGGCGGCGCGGCGCGGGTCCTCGTTGGCCAGGGCACGGGCGAGGTCGCCGCCCCAGGGGGCGAGGACCGTGTTGTGGTGGCCCCGGGAGGCCGCGGCCTTCTCGGCGGCCTCCAGTTCGTTGACGGCCTCCTCGGTGCGGCCGACGGCGAGGAGCAGTCTGCCGCGCACGGAACGCGGGTCGGGCAGCACGATGGTCGACGGGTACGGCGGCCCGAAGTCGTACTGCTCGGCGATCGCCCAGGCCTCGTCCACGTGCCCGCGGGCGAGCAGGGTGTCGACGAGGTTGCAGGTCGAGGTCCAGTACAGGGGCAGTCCGCGCCCGATCTCCTCGGCGAGCACCAGCGCCTTGCGCAGGGACGCCTCCGCCTCCCGCAGACGGCCCCGCATCCGGTGTCCGAGCCCGACATAGCCGTGGGCCAGGGCGAGATGGCCGCCGGTCCAGCCCGCGGACTCGTAGGTGCGCAGGGCCTCGGTGTAGAGGCTCTCCGCGCGGTCGAGCCGGTCGGCGTAGGCGTACGCGTTGGCCAGCATCAGCAGCACTTCGATGCCCCACTCGGTGTCGGTCCAGCCGAGTCCGGGGGCGAGGCGGCCGTTGACGAGGGAGCGGTCGAGCAGCTCGACGACCTCCTCGACGTTCTCACCGCGGGCCATCGCGTCGAAGCCGCGCAGGATGAGCAGCGCGCGTTCGGAGTTGTCCCGGCCCGTGCAGGTGGCCGCGAGGGTGGCGAGCTCCCGGGAGTGCTCGGGCGAGAGCCCCTCGCTCGCGTGGATGGCCTCCAGCATGTAACGCACCGCCTGGAGCCGCATCCGGGCCGGTCCGATCCCCCGTCGGCCGAGCTCCGCCTCGACGGTGCGGACGGCCTCCTCCAGTTGGTTGTTGTGGAGCAGGGCCTGGGAGAGGCGGAAGACGGCGTTCACCCGCTCGGCGCTGTCGAGGCCGGGTTCGGCGAGGGCCGCGCGGAGGTAGTCGGCGGTGGTGGCGGGCGAGGTGAGGAGGGTGGCGCAGCCCAGTTCGTAGAGCACACGGACGCGGGCCTCCGGCTGCGGGGGCTCCTCCAGGGCCCGCTAGAGACAGCGGCGGGCCCCGTCGGGGGAG belongs to Streptomyces graminofaciens and includes:
- the pcaG gene encoding protocatechuate 3,4-dioxygenase subunit alpha, which encodes MTKIDTSRPETVLPTPSHTVGPFYGHALPFPGGGDIAPVGHPDTIALQGYIRDGEGNPLPDAFVELWGADPDGNVPQVDGSMRRDPASGGFLGRNGVEFTGWGRVQTDANGHWSARTLRPGARGQSAPYLSVCVFARGLLVHLYTRIYLPGDEAALAADPLLKQVDPARRDTLIAQDGPLGTYRFDIRLQGEGETVFLEFQ
- the pcaB gene encoding 3-carboxy-cis,cis-muconate cycloisomerase, translating into MTPAESCAGLLAPGWTGSPAASATTDSAFLQALLDAEAALTRAQEALGLAPAGAGAAVTSAADAGAFDAHSLAERARGGGNPVIPLVADLTKAVGGAHGPYVHRGATSQDIMDTATMLVARRTLDLVLDDLGSTAAALARLAAEHRDTAMPGRTLTQQAVPTTFGLKAAGWRALVLDARDRVTAVRDGLPAQLGGAAGTLAAFTAYGAEDATVLPTAYARELGLAAPQLPWHTLRTPIADLAGCLAFAAGALGKLATDVLTLCRTEIAEVAEGSGGGSSAMPHKANPVRSTLIAAAARRAPQLAATLYGSLAAEDERPAGAWHAEWEPLRDLLRLVGGAARDAAELTQGLRVHADVMRGHLDLTHGLIVSERLSAELSAVLGRGRAKELLTRLAPRTYAEGRSLAELLSEEPDLKDVDLDDLTDPARYTGSAGALTDRALERR
- the pcaD gene encoding 3-oxoadipate enol-lactonase produces the protein MTEKLLNHRAEGPTSGPTLILGPSLGTSLALWDKVAPELSVTHRVVRFDLPGHGGTPAGLIGPGATIADLAGLVLTLADSLGIERFAYAGVSLGGAIGQYLAVHHPERVSSLAVICSSAHFNGAKPWQERAELVRREGLAGLAETADARWFTPGFTVPELVDDHRNADPAGYAACCDALGAFDIREDLHRITVPTLVVAGREDPATPPAHLREIADAVPGASLTEISGASHLAVVERPEAVLAALRGHFDGHARRGMEVRREVFGDAYVDRAQTRQTPFTARFQDFISRYAWGEIWTDPTLTRRERSMITLTALVAHGHYDELALHVRAARRNGLTPEEIGAVLLQTAVYCGVPAANSAFATAQRVLAEEEA